One genomic window of Mesorhizobium sp. CAU 1732 includes the following:
- a CDS encoding sugar phosphate nucleotidyltransferase: protein MKVVLFCGGLGTRIREYKEGVPKPMIPLGHQPILHHVMQYYSDHGHDDFVLCLGYKANVIKDFFLNFRPQSFADCVVSEGGRQVQILGEIGHDWRITLIDTGVWRNIGQRLWAVRDQVRGEKVFLANYSDGLTDVDLDDMIERFEKSGKVGCFLAVRPPLTYHLADIAEDGRVREFRTSDRSDIWINGGYFLFRSEIFDYMRDGEELVIEPFTRLIAEDRLMAYKHEGFWRSMDTLRDWQALEEMVERGEMPWKPHAGTRSSALNLTMAMP from the coding sequence ATGAAAGTCGTCCTGTTCTGCGGGGGTCTTGGAACGCGCATCCGCGAGTACAAGGAAGGCGTTCCCAAGCCGATGATCCCGCTCGGCCATCAGCCGATCCTGCACCATGTGATGCAGTACTATTCCGATCACGGTCACGACGATTTCGTGCTGTGCCTCGGTTACAAGGCCAACGTCATCAAGGATTTCTTCCTGAATTTCCGGCCGCAGAGCTTCGCCGATTGCGTCGTCTCGGAAGGCGGCCGGCAAGTGCAGATTCTGGGCGAGATCGGCCACGACTGGCGCATCACGCTGATCGACACCGGCGTCTGGCGCAATATCGGCCAGCGCCTCTGGGCCGTTCGCGACCAGGTGCGTGGCGAGAAGGTTTTTCTGGCCAACTACAGCGACGGCCTGACCGACGTCGACCTCGACGACATGATCGAGCGCTTCGAGAAGAGCGGAAAGGTGGGTTGCTTCCTCGCGGTGCGCCCGCCGCTGACCTATCATCTCGCCGACATCGCCGAGGATGGTCGCGTGCGCGAATTCCGCACGTCGGACCGTTCGGACATCTGGATCAATGGCGGCTATTTCCTCTTCCGCAGCGAAATCTTCGACTACATGCGCGACGGCGAGGAGTTGGTCATCGAGCCGTTCACGCGGCTGATCGCCGAGGACAGACTGATGGCCTACAAGCATGAGGGCTTCTGGCGGTCAATGGACACGCTGCGCGACTGGCAGGCGCTGGAGGAGATGGTCGAGCGCGGCGAGATGCCGTGGAAGCCGCACGCGGGCACGCGATCCTCGGCGCTGAACCTGACAATGGCGATGCCATGA
- a CDS encoding adenylate/guanylate cyclase domain-containing protein, giving the protein MPVPVPWRRSFGNRRVVMAFLCCVAMLVLLPLTRTPPWRMVEAQAFDILSTLRMPALPDDAPIIVAIDESSLAEIGLQWPWPRELHARLIESLRAAGARAIGMDIIFADPTRPQADAALAAVMGPEIVLAADETFVETPQSSQLIRVEPLAALTDAGAVPGIASISLDGDGTLRRMPAYPDSFARRLRGIASGEAGEAASGLVQVYGPARTYQTVSYYQALDPPEFLPPDTFRDRIVIVGLSLQNAPTIAAGGADAYATSHTWSTGRLVAGAEIQATLYDNLRPGVLIQPAPEPIRLLGVVVAIALAAFAVWRGSGRKTLVIGLGALALLVTGSFLLLHGARFYMPPVAPALAFILVASAQSAWDYAAESRQRREIVRAFSQYLSPILVDRLASDPTQLKLGGERRTLSVLFADVRGFTTLAERMKDDPERLTNIVNRLLDPLSRIVLEEGGTIDKYIGDCIMAFWNAPLDEPDHAAKAVAAGLRMEGVLVALNEELAAEAQPGDDVIRLGIGVGINTGDCIVGNMGSRLRFDYSALGDAVNLAARLESKTRDYGVPVIVGPETAGLVAGRFALTELDRIAVKGRSEATPIYAVGALSPDGAAG; this is encoded by the coding sequence ATGCCGGTTCCCGTGCCGTGGCGGCGCAGCTTCGGCAATCGCCGGGTTGTGATGGCCTTCCTCTGCTGTGTTGCGATGCTTGTGCTGCTACCTCTCACCCGGACGCCTCCGTGGCGGATGGTGGAGGCCCAGGCCTTCGACATTCTCTCCACGCTCCGCATGCCCGCTCTGCCCGATGACGCGCCGATCATCGTCGCCATCGACGAATCCTCGCTGGCGGAAATCGGGCTGCAATGGCCGTGGCCGCGCGAGCTTCACGCGCGCCTGATCGAAAGCCTGCGGGCGGCTGGCGCGCGCGCGATCGGCATGGACATCATCTTCGCCGACCCGACGCGGCCGCAGGCCGATGCCGCCCTCGCAGCAGTCATGGGACCAGAAATCGTTCTGGCCGCCGACGAGACCTTCGTGGAGACCCCGCAATCCTCGCAACTCATCCGCGTGGAACCGCTGGCGGCCCTCACGGACGCCGGCGCCGTCCCCGGCATCGCGTCGATCTCGCTCGACGGCGACGGCACGCTGCGCCGCATGCCGGCCTATCCCGACAGCTTTGCGCGCCGGTTGCGCGGCATTGCAAGCGGAGAAGCGGGCGAAGCGGCGTCCGGCCTGGTTCAGGTCTACGGCCCGGCCCGGACATACCAAACCGTCAGCTATTATCAGGCGCTCGATCCCCCGGAATTCCTGCCGCCCGACACCTTTCGCGACCGGATCGTGATTGTCGGGTTGAGCCTCCAGAACGCACCGACGATCGCGGCAGGTGGCGCGGACGCCTATGCGACGTCCCACACCTGGAGCACCGGCAGGCTCGTCGCCGGCGCGGAAATCCAAGCGACGCTTTATGACAATCTGCGTCCCGGGGTGCTGATCCAGCCGGCGCCTGAGCCGATCCGCCTGTTGGGCGTAGTCGTCGCAATTGCGCTCGCCGCATTCGCAGTCTGGCGGGGCAGCGGCAGAAAGACCCTCGTCATCGGGCTCGGCGCTCTCGCCCTGCTCGTCACCGGCAGCTTTCTGCTCCTGCACGGCGCGCGCTTCTACATGCCGCCGGTCGCCCCTGCCCTCGCCTTCATTCTGGTCGCATCGGCGCAAAGCGCCTGGGACTACGCCGCGGAAAGCAGGCAACGGCGCGAAATCGTGCGTGCCTTCTCGCAATATCTGTCGCCGATCCTTGTCGATCGCCTCGCAAGCGATCCGACACAGCTCAAGCTGGGCGGCGAGCGGCGGACGCTCTCGGTTCTGTTTGCCGATGTGCGCGGCTTCACCACACTCGCCGAGCGCATGAAGGACGATCCCGAACGGCTGACGAACATCGTCAACCGGCTTCTGGACCCGCTGTCGCGCATCGTTCTCGAAGAAGGCGGTACGATCGACAAATATATCGGCGACTGCATCATGGCGTTCTGGAACGCGCCCCTGGACGAACCCGATCATGCCGCGAAGGCCGTGGCGGCGGGGCTGCGCATGGAAGGCGTGCTTGTGGCGCTCAACGAGGAACTGGCCGCCGAAGCGCAGCCCGGCGACGACGTGATCCGCCTCGGTATCGGCGTCGGGATCAACACCGGCGACTGCATCGTCGGCAATATGGGCTCAAGACTGCGCTTCGACTATTCCGCGCTGGGAGACGCCGTCAATCTCGCGGCACGTCTCGAAAGCAAGACCCGTGACTATGGCGTACCGGTCATCGTCGGCCCGGAAACAGCCGGCCTCGTTGCGGGGCGGTTTGCCCTGACCGAGCTCGATCGCATCGCCGTCAAGGGCCGATCGGAGGCCACGCCGATCTATGCGGTCGGCGCGCTGTCTCCTGATGGGGCCGCCGGCTGA
- a CDS encoding PIG-L deacetylase family protein encodes MKGLQFAGGNRPLSILCFGAHSDDIEIGLGGTILTLIETNADLEVYWCVCSASGKRADEAEASANAFIGNGARQHLEFGNFEDSYFPSQSPQIKQWMVDIRARTTPDVVFTHTRDDAHQDHREVCELTWNVFRDQLILEYEIPKWDGDVGRPNMYSPISREHMDRKIDLLETHFGSQRSKDWFDDELFRGLARIRGMECRAPDRYAEGFYMRKGMLAF; translated from the coding sequence ATGAAAGGGTTGCAGTTCGCGGGCGGAAACCGGCCACTCTCTATCCTCTGCTTCGGCGCGCATTCCGACGACATCGAAATCGGTCTCGGCGGCACCATCCTGACGCTGATCGAGACCAATGCCGATCTCGAGGTGTATTGGTGCGTGTGCAGCGCCAGCGGCAAGCGTGCCGACGAAGCCGAAGCGTCCGCGAATGCCTTCATCGGCAATGGCGCGCGGCAGCATCTCGAATTCGGCAATTTCGAGGACAGCTATTTCCCGTCGCAGAGCCCGCAGATCAAGCAGTGGATGGTCGACATCCGTGCGCGTACGACGCCGGACGTGGTCTTCACCCATACACGCGACGATGCGCATCAGGATCACCGCGAGGTCTGCGAGCTTACCTGGAACGTGTTTCGCGACCAGTTGATCCTCGAATACGAGATTCCCAAATGGGACGGCGATGTCGGGCGTCCGAACATGTATTCGCCGATCAGCCGCGAGCACATGGACCGCAAGATCGATCTCCTGGAGACGCATTTCGGCTCGCAACGGTCCAAGGACTGGTTCGACGACGAGCTTTTCCGTGGCCTCGCACGAATCCGCGGCATGGAATGCCGGGCGCCCGACCGTTACGCGGAAGGGTTCTACATGCGAAAGGGTATGCTTGCCTTCTGA
- a CDS encoding FecR domain-containing protein, with protein MRVPLAALLAVLVPFGTSMAFADILPRGTQAAGSVIARKSGEEVRFIDVGDWRTVDVSQDLLAGDVLRTNAIGHLAVLFSDRTQLRLGRNTTLLVKRVGDTSDSVFGLEGGSVWGRAETGGIGLTVETPAAAAAIRGTDFSLNVDGDRTSLIVLDGNVDLANEFGSVSVSAGESAVARIGQAPTKVVIVNPDDREQMLYYLTLRNAFTFLPASTLRIGDMRGAQTRVETLDESARSAEDWVSLAETSLSIKGWQEAQIAVTAARRQRLSETQSARLDLVEAMIAGSQQRYRDAAALFARALPALDSQRRSIATYGGYFARALADPKHAEDPPAAVDGPYGALADAYAAGFLRDITAAIDVLIRAEARYPDDPSLPAVRAQFALLMDDRAQVREAIERALRLDPENPTALEARANYRADVEGDLDGALDDLNRAAALAPGSTSIWNALGLLQSARDANREAEAALKRSIALDPADPVSYANLAILYLDQDRIKEAKAMIDRAMEVDPTFDLALIARGRYHLQTSEMDKARADLLAGTTANPAYAQGVLLLGSAHYESGDREPADQAIRNAERLDPNDPVTASMRAAIAIDDYDAEAAIDNAQETVRRSRARGGDYAGLSANREAGSLLGSAFRLQGLDAWGRFYGDVVFSPFSGSALVDQAVSGSPDPFATSLEPGVQPVDPGTTSNGFSSLFQGLMFSPELISGRARSANLFSRPFVEGALGGGFISSDNGKGWTANAEVQAFATSPIPWSLYGNLTTRRSDEFRERIEPGTPIPYTAFDLSSDLVSGIGYLTARPTPNDRVVAYADIDRAKPSLSNGVELSILPVSYNRDIAGQSIRGGLGWSHTFGHENVLNAAVFASDVDQSSAERRILFNLASVPIALLDTDREFTQSTYLAALNHTVSTGDMAWRYGVEAGSLTQTQATTELVITGGGITTTTDAQAVDARFARAYLDGIWEIRPDLRAEAALFGTYLAGDLDIQRLEPRVGLSWSPLDGHWLTTGFMRETNGINETTLSPIGIAGLQPNQAPMDIGGLTDTFAARWNAEWTDRIFTSLDYQHQELDGLSISTPAGLASYSLSEGRIDRVSATANVRLGYGLGVFGTIAIAQSRNLDPTSAGFGLALPFVPETSARIGATFVHPSNVKLTLAGTYIGERLGSETEALPSYWTVDAFATWEPFDKRFALELGAYNLLDETFEVETQIPGWGRTFTGSLKVRF; from the coding sequence ATGCGTGTGCCACTCGCGGCCCTTCTTGCGGTACTCGTGCCTTTTGGGACGTCGATGGCGTTCGCCGATATCCTGCCGCGCGGTACGCAGGCGGCCGGCTCCGTCATCGCGCGCAAATCCGGCGAGGAAGTGCGCTTCATCGATGTCGGGGACTGGCGCACCGTCGATGTCTCGCAGGACCTGCTGGCCGGCGATGTGCTGCGCACCAACGCGATCGGCCATCTTGCGGTGTTGTTCTCCGACCGAACCCAATTGCGGCTGGGTCGCAACACCACACTTCTGGTCAAGAGGGTCGGCGACACGTCGGACAGCGTCTTCGGCCTGGAAGGCGGCTCGGTCTGGGGCCGGGCCGAAACCGGCGGCATCGGCCTGACGGTCGAGACCCCCGCCGCTGCGGCTGCCATTCGCGGCACCGATTTTTCGCTCAACGTTGACGGCGACCGCACGTCTTTGATCGTGCTGGACGGCAATGTGGACCTTGCAAACGAATTCGGCTCGGTCAGTGTGTCCGCCGGCGAGTCCGCCGTCGCCCGCATCGGACAGGCACCGACGAAGGTGGTGATCGTCAATCCCGACGACCGCGAGCAGATGCTCTACTACCTGACGCTACGCAACGCTTTCACCTTCCTGCCCGCCTCCACGCTTCGCATCGGCGACATGCGCGGCGCGCAAACGCGTGTCGAGACACTGGATGAATCCGCGCGCAGCGCCGAGGACTGGGTCTCGCTGGCGGAAACGTCGCTGTCGATCAAGGGATGGCAAGAGGCGCAAATCGCCGTGACGGCAGCGCGCCGGCAGCGCCTGTCGGAGACCCAAAGCGCACGCCTCGATCTGGTCGAAGCGATGATCGCGGGAAGCCAGCAGCGCTATCGGGACGCGGCGGCGTTGTTCGCCCGCGCCCTTCCCGCGCTCGATTCGCAACGTCGCTCGATCGCGACCTATGGCGGATATTTCGCGCGCGCGCTGGCTGACCCAAAGCACGCCGAAGACCCGCCTGCCGCCGTGGACGGCCCCTATGGCGCGCTGGCCGATGCCTACGCGGCAGGGTTTCTGCGCGACATCACTGCCGCCATCGATGTGCTGATACGCGCCGAGGCACGATATCCGGACGATCCGTCCCTTCCCGCCGTCCGGGCGCAGTTCGCGCTTCTCATGGACGATCGCGCTCAGGTCCGCGAAGCGATCGAGCGCGCATTGCGGCTCGATCCCGAAAATCCGACCGCGCTTGAGGCGCGCGCGAATTACCGCGCGGACGTCGAAGGCGATCTGGACGGCGCGCTCGACGACCTGAACCGCGCGGCGGCTCTCGCGCCCGGCTCCACCTCGATCTGGAATGCGCTTGGGCTCCTGCAAAGCGCGCGCGACGCGAACCGGGAAGCCGAAGCGGCTCTGAAACGCTCCATCGCGCTCGACCCCGCCGATCCGGTTTCCTATGCGAATCTGGCGATTCTCTACCTCGATCAGGATCGCATAAAGGAAGCCAAGGCGATGATCGATCGCGCGATGGAGGTCGACCCGACCTTCGACCTCGCGCTGATCGCGCGCGGCCGCTATCATCTGCAGACCAGCGAGATGGACAAGGCACGCGCCGACCTCCTTGCCGGAACGACGGCGAACCCCGCTTATGCGCAGGGCGTCCTGCTCCTCGGGTCAGCCCACTACGAATCCGGCGATCGCGAGCCCGCCGATCAGGCGATCCGCAACGCGGAACGGCTCGATCCGAACGATCCCGTCACCGCGTCGATGCGGGCTGCGATCGCGATCGACGACTACGACGCGGAAGCGGCGATCGACAACGCCCAGGAGACGGTGCGGCGCTCGCGTGCGCGCGGCGGCGATTATGCGGGGCTCAGCGCCAACCGCGAAGCCGGCTCGCTCCTTGGCAGCGCGTTTCGTCTGCAAGGGCTGGACGCGTGGGGCCGCTTCTATGGCGACGTGGTCTTCAGCCCGTTCTCGGGGTCGGCACTCGTGGACCAGGCCGTTTCGGGAAGCCCGGATCCGTTCGCGACGAGCCTTGAACCCGGCGTGCAGCCGGTGGACCCCGGCACGACCTCGAACGGCTTTTCCTCGCTCTTCCAGGGTTTGATGTTCTCGCCGGAGCTGATTTCCGGCCGCGCGCGCAGCGCAAATCTCTTCAGCCGGCCCTTCGTCGAGGGCGCGCTCGGCGGCGGCTTCATCAGCTCCGACAATGGCAAGGGATGGACTGCAAACGCCGAGGTTCAGGCCTTTGCGACGAGCCCGATACCGTGGAGCCTGTATGGCAATCTGACCACGCGCCGAAGCGACGAATTCCGCGAGCGCATCGAGCCGGGCACCCCCATTCCCTACACCGCCTTCGACCTGTCGTCCGATCTCGTCAGCGGTATCGGCTATCTCACGGCGCGTCCGACGCCCAACGATCGTGTCGTTGCCTATGCCGACATCGACCGGGCGAAACCGTCGCTGTCAAACGGCGTGGAACTCTCCATCCTTCCCGTCAGCTACAACCGCGATATCGCCGGACAAAGCATCCGCGGCGGTCTTGGATGGAGCCACACCTTCGGCCACGAGAACGTCCTCAACGCGGCCGTCTTCGCGTCCGATGTCGATCAGTCCAGTGCCGAGCGCCGCATCCTCTTCAACCTGGCTTCCGTGCCGATTGCCCTTCTGGATACGGATCGCGAATTCACGCAAAGCACCTATCTGGCGGCACTGAACCACACGGTTTCGACCGGCGACATGGCATGGCGCTACGGTGTCGAGGCGGGTTCGCTCACGCAGACCCAGGCCACCACCGAACTCGTGATCACCGGCGGAGGCATAACGACGACCACGGACGCGCAGGCCGTCGATGCACGCTTCGCGCGCGCCTACCTCGACGGCATATGGGAGATCCGCCCCGATCTCCGGGCGGAGGCCGCACTTTTCGGCACATACCTTGCGGGCGACCTCGACATCCAGCGCCTGGAGCCGCGTGTGGGCCTCTCATGGTCTCCGCTCGACGGCCATTGGCTGACCACCGGCTTCATGCGCGAAACCAACGGCATCAACGAGACGACGCTGTCGCCCATAGGCATTGCAGGTCTGCAACCCAACCAGGCGCCGATGGATATCGGCGGCCTGACCGACACCTTCGCCGCGCGCTGGAATGCCGAGTGGACGGACCGCATCTTCACCTCGCTCGACTACCAGCATCAGGAACTCGACGGCCTCTCGATATCCACGCCGGCCGGGCTTGCATCCTATTCCCTGTCGGAGGGCCGGATCGACCGGGTCAGCGCCACGGCCAACGTTCGGCTGGGCTACGGCCTTGGGGTCTTCGGCACGATCGCAATCGCGCAATCGCGCAATCTCGATCCGACGAGCGCCGGCTTTGGCCTCGCATTGCCGTTCGTTCCCGAAACCTCGGCACGCATCGGCGCCACCTTCGTCCACCCGTCGAACGTGAAACTGACGCTAGCCGGAACCTATATCGGCGAGCGGCTTGGATCGGAAACGGAGGCATTGCCGTCCTACTGGACCGTCGATGCCTTCGCGACCTGGGAACCCTTCGACAAGCGGTTCGCCCTGGAACTCGGCGCATACAATCTGCTCGATGAAACCTTCGAGGTCGAGACGCAGATCCCCGGCTGGGGCCGCACCTTCACGGGATCGCTCAAGGTTCGTTTCTAA